The window ATTCGGTGTGGCTCAGGGTTATAAATCTTTGGATCCCACTCTTTAAACATCAAAACTGTTAATTTGCATTTGTACACTAGAAGCTATTTACTCACACTTTGTAGGATGTCTTACATTGTTGTGTAACTAATGGAGTTCATATTAGGAATGATGTTTATGTGGTGTTTCATTTGAAGCATGCCACATTGTTAGAAATGTAGCCTGATTTTCTAGACATTCTTGTTAGAGGCATGCCATAGTGTGTAAGTTAATATATCTTCTCCACTTCTATCCAGACATCTTAAACTGTAGTCTTTTAGCTAAGCATAGTATCATcacatatttataattataactaatCCATGTGGGAGGAAATAAATGACGTGCCCATGAAAAATTACATCACTTATGTATTTAGCTTGAAGCCATAAATTGTTTAAAGACTTGCAGCTTAAAGGTACAAATTCTGATGTGACCACTTATTTATAATACTTTGATACTGATGAAAGCTTTGTGCCAAATAATGCAACATTGTATATGTTGGTTTCCAGTTTTGTTTAGGTTGATgagtaatatataaatttgtgtATTTTGAACCAAACGATTCTTGTTCTTGTTGGATGGTGTTAAAAAACCATGTTCCATATGTACAGTTGGATTTGGAACTTCAATCAAATTGGAACTCATCCAAGATTTGATGGAAATCCAACTTTATAAAACTTGGTTCATTTATAATGGTTTACAAATACATATCCATATATGCCCATCGAGCTTTCCACAAAAAATGTTCATTCAGCATTGACATCCATCAATTCAGTTGAAGAACCATCTCTTGGTTTGATTGTCCACAAAGGCGGAGAAGTCtgaatttgaataaaaaaattcaaaataaccaTCAAAGTCTTTGGAAACAAAATTGAAAGACAAAAGACATAATAAAAAGCTTGAATACACAACCTAGTTTTATGCAAGTCACAAAATTTTCCATTAAACATTATTTCCGTCTCCGGAATTAGGAAATAGGAAGTACAGTGCTAAAAAAGCAATACAAACGCCGCAGACTTATGTTAATAGATCTCACCCCTGAAAGGATCATGACAAGCCACTCGTTAATTGCCTATCATTGATAACTTACACCCTCACCACTTACCACTTCACCAATACGGTATGCTGTCTCCCCTCCATTAAGTATCCTGTCTGCAGCCTCTTTACTAGCAACCAGAACCATCCCAATTCCCATATTAAAAGTTCTCTTCATTTCAGCGTCTTGAATGCTTCCAGCCTGGAAATAAGAGACATAAAGCATCAAATAATGAGTAAAACCATCATATGTTGCGACTGGTAACCAACCAGAAATGTAACATACATATTTTCACCGAAACAGCTACTTGTTGGcaaccaaaataaaaaataaaaaattgccACTAGGTAAACATTCCGGTTGTACTTCTATGATGGCATGACATTTTTTACCCATATGTTACAAATGAGTTGCTTGGAGTTATGTTTcatctcaaatgggtcaaactaGTCATATAGATAATTTATAGTCAACTAGTTATCTTTCAAATATGATTTACTTGACAAACTAGATTACCATAGAGAATATAACAtctataatcatatttgacatgttaattatttattaaaaaaattctaaacttaaaaataataactaaacctTTTGAATCCATTTGAAAACAGGAGTGACTGGCCAAGAGTTATTGTAAATGAGAGCACCATGTCCTTCAGGAAAAACACGCGGGATATTATCTGTAAAACCGCCACCTGTGATGTGGGCAATTCCTTTTATGCCTCCCTTGCTGATTATATCCAGCACCTACATTAGCATGATAGCATAATGAGATAATACTAGTCTTGTACCGCGACACCTTAAGGGTAGGAAAAGAGAGGGACGCGTGTATTTTCAAGGTGTGTAATTTTTTAAGGATTAATCTAAGGGCTTTTATAACCATTGTCTTAATATTTGGGGCGCCACGCAACAAGAGATCTATATAAAACTCCACAGTAAAAATACACTAGCAAAAGAAGGAATAATAAGGATGGCTGACCTGTTTAACATATATTACAGTTGGAGCCATCAAAGCTTCGCCTAACGTAATAGATTCACCAGGGAGTTTATCCTTTAATGAGAGTCCACTTCTAGCCAGCACCCTATATCAACAGATCAACAAAGATGTAAGAGAAGAAAGATATAAACTGGCTACCAACAGAAATGGCACGTTCAACCCAATTATACAAAATGGACaattttatttgggttatgcTTGATCTAAAATGGGTCAATAGCTTATAGCAGAAAGGCAGACATGTCAACTAGGTTGAGTAGGTCAATCAGGATGAAAGTTGTGCAGATAGCATTTAAATCCATGAAACCTTCTAATCGAAAAAAGAGAACAAAAGGTGTCTGTGGCTCGAAACATATCCGGCCTGTACTAAGAGATCAACTAAGGCTTTTCAAATCTTCGAATGATAGTACCAGGTATAGCCTTGCATATTTGACAGTAACCCAAAACACCCATTTTCTCACTAGCTACCAATGAAGTACTGTTTAGATCATTCAAAGAATGTAAGATTTCTTAAAAGAGTCTTAAACCTTCGAACAAGAGAAAAACCATTTGAGTGAACTCCGCTGGATGGCAGGCCAATGAGCACATCTCCCACCGAGATGTTCTTTCCGTTAATAACTGATTCTTTCTTTACGATGCCAACCGCAAAACCACTGATATCATATTCACCATTGGCATAAAAATCTGGCATCTCTGCAGTCTGCAAGCCATAAACATCAGACTAATGGTAAGCAGAACGCATTGTGATAAGATGAACCTATCTATGAAAAGAAATAAAGCCAAGTTTTGATAGCTACTACTTAACTTCAATTGCCAAacaaaacatgttttatttttctttacgaTAGCTACTACTTAACTTCAATTGCCAAACAAAACATGTTTTGATCCCCGGCCCATTTTTGCCACGTCTAATTATACAAGGATAGCAGCCATTAAAAGAAAATGTTGGCATACCCAACCAAATTCAAGGCAACATATCAAACTGGAGAGTGACTCGCTCCCTTAGATTAGAACTATATAGGAACCGGATTAGTGATCAAAGTTACCTCTCCACCCAGAAGAGCACAATCAGATTGTTGGCAACCATCAACAATTCCTTTAATAACCTGAAAAATCATATTATTAGCTCTGAATCCTCTGATAAGCATGATGGCCAAACCCAACAATAACAGGTTTAGGCAATAACAAGTGTATATACCTTTTCAGCAAGATCAACGTCAAGGTGGCTTGTAGCATAGTAATCAAGAAAAAATAGAGGCTTTGCTCCTGAAGTGATAATGTCATTGACACTCATTGCAACCTAATAATGTATTGTATTAGCAACCATCATACATACATTATAACGTCAAAATAGATGTATATTCTACCATACCAGATCAATACCGATGGTATCATGAATCCCGGTCTCAAATGCCAGCTTAAGTTTAGTTCCAACACCATCTGTACCAGCTACAAGATACGAATCCCCTGCTCACACGAAACAATTTAAAAGTGTTGGTAACTAAGTCATAGTCCGTCATAGATTAATAATCATATTTTCAGTCCTAAACGCAACCATACTAAGCAAATACAATAACACGGAACTAATGTTAGTCATAGCTAATaaacaatataatttataacatcaCAAACAAAAACGAGTGATAAAGTATACCAAGTGGAAACAGCCCACCAAAGCCGCCAATCCCAGGTGCCATCTTCGCAATCCTCCGTACAAGCTCTGACCCAGCGTCTATGTCAACACCAGCATCTTTATATGTAAGGCCGTCTTGTACACCGGTGGCCAAACAACATATCCCGTTATTTCTTGCTTTCCATGAAACGAATGACAACAATGTATTTGTTGTAGCAAACTTGCATCTACTTGCAGCATTGAAGAAACAAGTATCCGATTTCTGACGACAAGACAGAGGCTTAACTGATATCTCTAGACTTGCTCCAAACGTACCAGTGCTCATTATGCTTTCcttatttttagttaaaatgAAATTCTTATTAGCTACAACACCCACAAGTGTATATCTGCCTGCAAgacataaattaattaataactatatatatatatatatatatatttatatgggaaaagtgagtacgacgtttggtttttataatcataaaaaattatagggtagtattttttaaaattcaaacaaatattaaaatatttgtatgtgataGAACCTcacatttcatttttataatcataaaagtCATGGGGCCatgtattttgatatatatatatatatatatatatatatatatatatatatatatatatatatatatatatatcatcaaactGTGAAACACAAAACGCGTAGGGGGTCAAACGTGTCGTTGACGTGACACCAGAGGCGGAACTAAGGGGGAGAGGGGCAATTGCCCCCTGGAAATTCAAATTTTGTCacagatttttatataaaaaagggtAAAGGGGTGGGACCCTCTGGTCCATGTACCATTTTGGTACTCATAGCACatcgcatatatatatatatatacaatttgtgtgtgtgtgggtcgagatattatatatatatagatatatatacagagCGAGATATATGAtggaaatatataatattaccaGCAATTTATCTGGTGGTGGCAGAAGAAGTCAGGGAGGGAACTATGTGACTGGAGTTGAAAATGGGAGAAACCCTGTTGATGTGTTGAGTAGTGACTCATCACTCATACAAATCAGTGAGGAAATGAGATATGGGCCGAATAGTTGGACTATACTCCTACTGGGCTCTTTTATTGTTAGGTAATAATAAGTGTTgtatattgtaaaacaagtactaaaataaaataaatagaacaaactTTTGACCCTTatatcatagttaaattgatgtacgaagattcacgaaataattgatgcacgataaatttcatgatgcacggtaatttttaataaagagaaacttattgttttatttgctttactttaatacttgttttattttacctaaaacctaggTATATAATAAGAATTCGGGCTATACTTAACTCGGGGttagttattataaaacaagtattaaagtaaaataaaatcttgACTTTTAGATCATGTGAAAGTTGATGCACAACAATTCACGAAACAcgtgtatatatttattgatgcacgatgattttcatgatgcacaagGATTCTCAGTGAAAagaaacttattattttattttttttattttaatacctGTTTTATTTTTACCTGAAACGTACTAAATAATTCTTGAATGATATCCCTATACAAAAGTGAAACGATATTAATATCACATGTACATTAATGATGAGTTGGTGGAGTGGTTTGGAGTTCTCTTAGTGACCtataggtctcaggttcgaatcttTATTCcatcaactttgagatataggtagtccttctatgagggcttggcttgggtaAACCCAGATTTAAGTCTAAGAAggcagagtttacccctattaatcgtcatgccttcaggcggattagtagggggttttcctccattgggtattttaaatagacatttctacttcgagggagctctctagcacgAATCCAGTTATGACAACGTATGCTAAACCTCTCACTGTCGAattgcgacacgaagtttcaagcgaaattcattttaaaaaaaataatattaatatcacATGTTTAAAAAACCTACCAAATTTATACATTATGTACTTGTATCATTTGTTGTATTATTTGTACAGTATATTAAATCTATCAAAATTCATAGTATATTTACTATCTTCTTGTACAAAAACTGTATATTATATACTCGCGCCATATAATTGCATACTAtacctatatactaaaaaccaactacTTTTTTACAACTTCCTAAGCATAACATACAAGTATGCATACATGTAACTTTCGACTTTTTTAGCATTTAACCCCCTAGCACATGCTTTCTAAACAATATTAGTCCTTGTCATTAAATATGTTGCGACAATAGTCCTTACTGTTAAAAAGTCATTAGGAAACTCCAACAAGAGCTAACGGCCATTACGTTTTGTTTGGGTGTTTAACGGAAGTAACAATAACAACAGCAAATCAAGTCCTTTTTCTAACAGAGAATTAGGTATTTTTCTCCAACGAGTGCTAATGGTCGTTAGACATTATTTTAGTGTCTTACGAGAATTACAAAAGCTGCTGCAAATCAGATCCATTTTTTTAACAGGCGTTTGACTGTAGTTTTTGTGTGAAATTAGTATTGTTTATCGGTCTCTcagtttaacaaaaaaacatttttgccTAATATTTTTACCTAAAGTTGTTGTAATTTAAGTTGttttggtttatataatttattgtaCAAAATTAATATGATATTCGCATTCATTTGTTTTTACTATTTTCTACATTAATCTATATGATactttccatttatttttgtattttacatataatagtataattttaatgtgttttcactttttttagTTGCTACATAATTAACattcgtatttttttttatttccatcaACTATTCATAAAATTGATCATGTAAATGATTACTGTATGTTacgttgatacaccacaatacATTTTTTGACGAACATTTAAATAAGCAATGTTATGTTTTCGAGGCAAAGCCTGGGTAAAAAAACTAGTATAAATTTATGTAtgactataaatattttttaactcTGTTTTTTTACggcaattattattataacctGGCTcacagacaaaaaaaaaaacttacaaactGACACCCTAGTG is drawn from Erigeron canadensis isolate Cc75 chromosome 9, C_canadensis_v1, whole genome shotgun sequence and contains these coding sequences:
- the LOC122581752 gene encoding phosphoribosylformylglycinamidine cyclo-ligase, chloroplastic-like; translated protein: MSTGTFGASLEISVKPLSCRQKSDTCFFNAASRCKFATTNTLLSFVSWKARNNGICCLATGVQDGLTYKDAGVDIDAGSELVRRIAKMAPGIGGFGGLFPLGDSYLVAGTDGVGTKLKLAFETGIHDTIGIDLVAMSVNDIITSGAKPLFFLDYYATSHLDVDLAEKVIKGIVDGCQQSDCALLGGETAEMPDFYANGEYDISGFAVGIVKKESVINGKNISVGDVLIGLPSSGVHSNGFSLVRRVLARSGLSLKDKLPGESITLGEALMAPTVIYVKQVLDIISKGGIKGIAHITGGGFTDNIPRVFPEGHGALIYNNSWPVTPVFKWIQKAGSIQDAEMKRTFNMGIGMVLVASKEAADRILNGGETAYRIGEVVSGEGVSYQ